Sequence from the Bacillus sp. es.036 genome:
GGGTGGGCGTTAAATAAGCGTACTTGAGATACAGCCGCCGGTCCAATAAATTCAGAACGGCTGTTTACGTTCGGACATGCTTCAAGGCAAACACCGCAAGTCATACATTTTGATAGCTCATAAGCCCACTGACGTTTGTTCTCTGGCATTCTTGGACCCGGACCAAGATCATAAGTTCCATCGATCGGAATCCAGGCTTTTACTTTCTTAAGCGCATCAAACATTCTACTTCGGTCGACTGCCAAATCACGCACGACAGGGAATGTTGTCATTGGAGCCAAACGAATCGGCTGTTCAAGTTGATCTAAAAGAGCTGTACAAGATTGGCGTGGTTTACCGTTAATCACCATTGAACAAGCTCCACAAACTTCTTCAAGACACCCCATTTCCCAAATAACTGGAGTTGTTTTCTCACCATTCGCATTAACAGGATTACGACGTATTTCCATTAAAGCAGAAATCACGTTCATGTTTTGACGATATGGAATTGTAAACGTTTCTTCATACGACGCAGAATCAGGGCCATCCTGCCTTTTTATTTTAAGAGTAACGGTTTTCTTTTCACTCATCATTTATTCCCCGCTTTCTTCTTAGAATAATCACGTTTACGAGGTGTAATTAATGATGTATCTACTTCTTCGTAGTAAAACTCTGGTTTGTTGTTAACTGCATCGTATTTCGCCATGGTTGTTTTCAACCACTCTTCATCATTACGTTCAGGGAAATCAGGCTTGTAATGTGCTCCACGACTTTCGTTACGATTTAAAGCACCGATTGTAATCACTCGTGCTAACTGCAGCATGTTTGAAAGCTGTCGAGTGAACGAAGCCCCTTGATTACTCCATTTGGACGTATCATTAATATTGATATTCTCGTAACGCTCCATCAATTCTTGGATCTTTTCATCCGTTTCTTTCAACTTATCATTATTACGCAC
This genomic interval carries:
- the sdhB gene encoding succinate dehydrogenase iron-sulfur subunit, which gives rise to MSEKKTVTLKIKRQDGPDSASYEETFTIPYRQNMNVISALMEIRRNPVNANGEKTTPVIWEMGCLEEVCGACSMVINGKPRQSCTALLDQLEQPIRLAPMTTFPVVRDLAVDRSRMFDALKKVKAWIPIDGTYDLGPGPRMPENKRQWAYELSKCMTCGVCLEACPNVNSRSEFIGPAAVSQVRLFNAHPTGAMNKEERLEGLMGDGGLANCGNSQNCVQSCPKGIPLTTSIAAMNRATSLQTFKNFFGSDH